A single genomic interval of Deltaproteobacteria bacterium harbors:
- the lipA gene encoding lipoyl synthase, whose protein sequence is MKPTWLKAKIPSGANYHGLKKLFRDLNLHTVCEEAQCPNIGDCWDRKTATVMIMGDTCTRACGFCAVNTGRPKPLDICEPQNVAQALAQLNLQHVVITSVDRDDLPDGGSHHFAQTIQEVKKVCPNMTLEVLIPDFRGQREDLNRVFAASPDILNHNLETIARLQKHVRPQAHYERSLKVLSLAAEAGLVAKSGIMVGLGETFDEIEQTLCDLYQKGKISILTVGQYLQPGPQNLKVERFYSPQEFAKIRQMALDIGIPEVASSTFVRSSYHADVSASKLSMSLRAAPVIPRLDPPIKSEDGTHDAECGNLHHLSSSRA, encoded by the coding sequence ATGAAACCCACTTGGCTCAAAGCAAAAATTCCCTCAGGGGCTAATTACCATGGCCTCAAAAAATTATTCCGCGATTTAAATTTACACACCGTATGCGAGGAAGCTCAGTGCCCAAATATTGGGGATTGTTGGGATCGCAAAACCGCAACCGTAATGATTATGGGCGACACCTGCACGCGCGCTTGTGGATTTTGTGCGGTGAACACCGGCAGGCCCAAACCCCTTGATATTTGTGAACCGCAAAATGTTGCGCAAGCCTTGGCCCAATTAAATTTACAACATGTGGTGATTACCTCCGTCGATCGTGACGACCTTCCTGATGGTGGTTCGCATCACTTTGCTCAAACCATCCAAGAAGTTAAAAAGGTCTGCCCTAACATGACGCTTGAGGTGCTGATCCCTGATTTTAGAGGGCAGCGAGAAGATTTAAATCGCGTGTTTGCGGCCAGCCCAGATATTTTAAATCACAACCTTGAAACTATCGCACGGTTGCAAAAACACGTTCGCCCGCAGGCCCATTATGAACGTTCGTTAAAAGTACTGAGCTTGGCAGCAGAAGCAGGATTGGTCGCTAAGAGTGGCATTATGGTAGGATTAGGCGAAACTTTTGATGAGATCGAGCAAACCTTATGTGATTTATATCAAAAAGGGAAAATTTCTATTTTAACAGTGGGCCAATACTTGCAACCCGGCCCTCAAAATTTAAAGGTCGAACGTTTTTATTCCCCCCAAGAATTTGCAAAAATTCGTCAAATGGCTTTAGACATAGGCATCCCCGAAGTAGCAAGCTCTACCTTCGTGCGCAGTTCCTACCACGCCGACGTATCTGCGAGTAAATTATCGATGTCATTGCGAGCTGCTCCTGTCATCCCCCGGCTTGATCCCCCGATCAAGTCGGAGGACGGGACCCATGATGCCGAGTGTGGCAATCTTCATCATCTCTCATCATCCCGGGCTTGA
- a CDS encoding 2-oxo acid dehydrogenase subunit E2: protein MDLLLVMPKPGETITEALIVNWLKSEGNSVEEKEPIFEMETEKAVFEYESPLKGTLQKILVKGGQKVAVGTPIAAFSVEEAEGKRYVTMGVAIAASGETAQSTPSAPSSDVPADTFVFATPPPRKSAPVSPNLSNVTPLRSEPSTSRPKIFLSPYLKKVARELNITDKDLAKIKGHGPEGRITEQDLKNFRSTSATPGVLDPKMEAIRARIAENLTKSKRDIPHAGAGVEIDLTPLYEEYQKLKVQASQKHGVKLTLFVPFSYAAVQILKTDPYLNSVYAGEGKVQILTEVNLGISVAGDQGLLVPVLKSAQGYAFVDFWKKFQDLIERTRTRKIKPDEMIGGTFTVNNPGALGSDKILQIIPPGQVAILGFNRVVQKPAVVEGKVVPRYMMNADLQFDHRVADGREALRFLTALKKQIEVMSLPDLIGQSINGS, encoded by the coding sequence ATGGATCTACTACTTGTCATGCCCAAACCGGGCGAAACGATTACGGAAGCGTTGATTGTCAATTGGCTTAAAAGCGAAGGCAATTCGGTTGAAGAAAAAGAACCTATCTTTGAAATGGAAACCGAAAAGGCCGTCTTTGAATACGAATCACCCCTTAAAGGGACATTACAAAAAATTTTAGTGAAGGGTGGGCAAAAAGTTGCTGTTGGTACACCGATTGCGGCCTTTTCGGTCGAAGAAGCTGAAGGTAAGCGTTATGTAACAATGGGCGTGGCTATTGCAGCAAGCGGTGAAACTGCCCAATCAACTCCTTCAGCCCCAAGCTCGGATGTTCCTGCTGATACTTTTGTCTTTGCCACCCCGCCGCCACGTAAATCGGCACCTGTGAGCCCTAATTTATCAAACGTTACTCCGCTTCGCAGTGAGCCATCTACTAGCCGACCTAAGATTTTCTTGAGCCCCTATTTAAAAAAAGTGGCTCGTGAGCTCAATATTACCGATAAAGATTTAGCCAAAATCAAAGGCCACGGGCCCGAAGGTAGGATTACAGAGCAAGATTTAAAAAACTTTCGTTCCACTTCAGCAACCCCTGGGGTGTTAGATCCAAAAATGGAGGCCATCCGAGCGCGGATTGCCGAGAATCTTACTAAATCCAAACGCGATATTCCTCATGCGGGTGCAGGCGTTGAAATAGACTTGACCCCTTTGTATGAAGAGTATCAAAAGTTAAAGGTGCAAGCCTCACAGAAACATGGGGTTAAGTTAACCTTGTTTGTTCCATTTTCTTATGCAGCCGTGCAAATTTTAAAAACAGATCCCTATTTAAATAGCGTTTATGCAGGGGAAGGAAAGGTGCAAATTTTAACCGAAGTTAATTTGGGGATCAGTGTGGCCGGCGATCAAGGTTTGCTGGTGCCGGTTTTAAAATCAGCTCAAGGGTATGCTTTCGTTGATTTTTGGAAAAAGTTTCAAGATCTCATTGAACGCACTCGCACCCGTAAAATAAAACCTGACGAAATGATTGGGGGTACTTTTACGGTGAATAACCCTGGTGCCCTGGGTAGTGATAAGATTTTGCAAATTATTCCGCCCGGCCAAGTGGCCATTTTGGGTTTTAATCGTGTGGTGCAAAAGCCGGCTGTAGTTGAAGGTAAGGTCGTCCCACGTTATATGATGAATGCCGATTTACAATTTGATCATCGTGTGGCCGATGGGCGTGAGGCCTTGCGGTTTTTAACCGCGCTGAAAAAACAAATTGAAGTTATGTCATTGCCCGACTTGATCGGGCAATCCATTAATGGATCATGA
- a CDS encoding Fic family protein, protein MGIKKFQPKISITPQILKLITEIDEFKGQWTTLKQLSPTQLQSLKTVATIESIGSSTRIEGAKLTDQEIEKLLKGLEIKSFRTRDEEEVRGYAEVIHTIIESYEHIPLTESYLKQLHGILLKFSSKDVRHRGEYKKFPNHVEAFDQNGKSIGVIFKTVSPFETPQRMQELFEWINRSFEEKLLHPLLVIAVFIVNFLAIHPFQDGNGRISRILTSLLLLKHGYHYVPFSSLEHIIEENKENYYLALHNSQKELGNENENLESWLLFFINSLKAQKDVLLKKIEQEKIFLKTPLLSQQILTLVKEHGRITNAAIQNFTNANRNTIKVHLQKLVSDGILIQHGKGKGSWYSLA, encoded by the coding sequence ATGGGTATTAAAAAATTTCAACCTAAGATTTCGATTACTCCTCAAATCTTAAAACTCATTACTGAAATTGATGAATTTAAGGGTCAATGGACTACCTTAAAGCAACTTTCCCCTACTCAACTTCAAAGCTTGAAGACTGTTGCCACGATTGAATCTATTGGTTCTTCAACTCGCATTGAGGGTGCAAAATTAACTGATCAAGAAATTGAAAAACTTTTAAAAGGTTTGGAAATAAAAAGTTTTCGAACAAGAGATGAAGAAGAAGTGAGGGGTTATGCCGAAGTTATTCATACCATTATTGAATCTTATGAACATATTCCATTAACCGAAAGTTATCTCAAACAACTGCATGGTATTTTACTTAAATTTAGCTCCAAGGATGTTCGTCATCGAGGAGAATATAAAAAATTTCCTAACCATGTAGAAGCTTTTGATCAAAATGGAAAAAGTATAGGAGTTATTTTTAAAACTGTTTCTCCTTTTGAGACCCCTCAACGGATGCAAGAATTGTTCGAATGGATTAATAGAAGTTTTGAAGAAAAATTATTGCATCCACTTTTAGTTATCGCGGTTTTTATCGTTAATTTTTTAGCGATTCACCCTTTTCAAGATGGAAATGGCCGCATCTCAAGAATTCTTACGAGTTTGCTATTGCTTAAACATGGCTATCACTATGTCCCTTTTAGTTCTTTGGAACATATCATTGAAGAAAATAAAGAAAATTACTACTTAGCCTTACACAACTCTCAAAAAGAATTAGGCAATGAAAACGAAAATTTAGAAAGTTGGCTATTATTTTTTATTAATTCTTTGAAGGCACAGAAAGATGTTTTACTCAAAAAAATTGAACAAGAAAAAATCTTCTTAAAAACCCCTTTGCTCTCTCAACAAATTCTTACCCTAGTGAAAGAACATGGTCGAATAACGAATGCAGCAATTCAAAATTTTACTAATGCAAATCGAAACACCATTAAGGTCCATTTACAAAAATTAGTTTCCGATGGAATTTTAATTCAACACGGCAAAGGCAAAGGTTCTTGGTATAGTTTAGCTTAG
- a CDS encoding alpha-ketoacid dehydrogenase subunit beta, with amino-acid sequence MVEMTYGGAIRQALFTAMAADDDVYVFGEDVAKFGGVFGITKGLYEKFGPKRVKNTPLSEGAIIGEAIGAALYGLKPVAEIQFSDFITTAMSPLIDVAANYHYRNNASLPLVIRMPSGGGMRIGNFHSKCLEAWFYHVPGLKIVVPSTPRDAKGMLLAAIKDPDPVLFLEQKKLYYTVKEEVEEEYFEIPLGFARTVRAGSDLTLVTYGAMVGLGLEASQEASKQGISVEVIDLRTLTPLDEATLKTSLAKTHRAILLHEAVKRGGVGGDIASLLMENCFEDLAAPLLRVGAEFCPVPAAPALEDAYLPSVEKVLAAIDRVMKY; translated from the coding sequence ATGGTCGAAATGACCTACGGCGGGGCAATACGCCAAGCCCTCTTTACCGCCATGGCCGCTGACGACGATGTTTACGTCTTTGGCGAGGATGTGGCAAAATTTGGCGGTGTGTTTGGGATCACCAAGGGCCTTTACGAAAAGTTTGGGCCCAAACGGGTGAAGAATACACCCCTATCCGAGGGGGCGATTATCGGTGAGGCCATTGGGGCGGCCCTTTATGGTTTAAAACCGGTCGCTGAAATTCAATTTTCTGATTTCATCACCACGGCCATGAGCCCTTTGATTGATGTGGCCGCCAATTATCATTATCGCAACAACGCTTCCTTGCCGCTGGTCATTCGAATGCCTTCAGGTGGGGGCATGCGCATCGGGAATTTTCATTCTAAATGTTTAGAAGCCTGGTTTTATCATGTGCCAGGTTTAAAAATTGTCGTTCCCTCCACTCCGCGCGATGCCAAGGGCATGCTGCTAGCCGCGATTAAAGACCCTGACCCCGTATTATTTTTGGAACAAAAAAAACTCTACTACACCGTGAAAGAAGAAGTGGAAGAAGAATATTTCGAAATTCCTTTAGGATTTGCAAGGACCGTTCGTGCAGGTAGTGACCTTACCCTGGTCACTTATGGTGCTATGGTGGGCCTAGGCCTAGAAGCAAGTCAAGAGGCAAGCAAACAGGGCATATCTGTCGAAGTGATCGACCTACGCACTTTGACGCCCCTCGATGAGGCAACCCTCAAGACCTCGCTGGCCAAGACCCACCGCGCCATTTTGTTGCACGAAGCGGTCAAGCGGGGAGGGGTGGGCGGTGATATTGCGAGCCTCCTCATGGAAAATTGTTTTGAAGATTTAGCCGCGCCCCTTTTAAGAGTAGGCGCGGAGTTCTGCCCAGTCCCGGCTGCACCTGCCCTAGAAGACGCCTATCTACCCAGCGTAGAAAAAGTTTTAGCAGCGATTGATCGGGTGATGAAGTATTGA